The Brassica napus cultivar Da-Ae chromosome C1, Da-Ae, whole genome shotgun sequence DNA segment TAATCGTGTTTGGGACCATGCATGACTTTTTAGAAGTCTTCcttcttttaattttcataaaGAACACATATTCTTCATAGAACCTTATAGTCAAACCGAATAACTTATGAAAAAGTCAATGGTCTTACGTACGAATTTATCAACAATAAGTAGGAAACCTATTCACGTTAAACAACTTAATCTCATCCACACTTAAAACATATCTTAGCTAGAGAGAGATGGCTAGACACTTAGAAGATGTAATGGGCATGGCGACAACAACACAGTTCCATGTTAGTTACCTTGTTCATGTTGTGTTCTTGGCTCTATTAGGCTGTTGTGTCCTCTCGGCCGTATTACTCTCTTGCGCCGATGGAGCTTCCGACGACAGAGCCACTTCTGGTAACACACCCGCTGCCGGAGGTTGTGGCGGAGCCGGTTGCGGCGGTGGTTGTGGAGGTTAAGAGTTCCTTCATCTTCATCGTGGAAACAGATAATAATAGTcgattatttttcatattatgGTTTGTGTAGTCAGCTTACGTTTTATTGTTATACAGCTCTCTTTCGTTGCTTTTCTCATAATATAAGAATAGACCGTATAAATAAATCGTATTATTAAAGCATAAAATACTATTTCTTGAATTTCGATTTGAAGTTAAAATACATAATGATATTAATTTGTTGCTAAACATTGCATCTAATTAAGAACACAAACAAAACTGGTactatctttgttttttttcatgagTTGCTTTATTTCTAAGCCAGATCCAAATCCTATTTCGAAGCCTTAATTTCAGAAGAGATTCACAATccacaaaaaacaaaacaaatatgaaattaccatcaaatcttAGGATCCCACATCCAGAAAAGTTTCTTCATGCGTTAATGTGATTAGAATCTGTAGAccgtttgacaaaaaaaaagattctttaGACCTAATGATCTTGGCTTGTAGTTTCTGCATAAAATCTGGATTGGCTTGGAGTCTTTGTTTCACATTCAAAGTCTTTGTAGAGTGTGCTTCCTCGAAATCAGATTCAAAGTcttcatctttcactctttgaAAGGTTGCTTTGGAGTGAGTCCATCACTTTATCATCTGTATCACCGTGTTTGTCAACAAGTCTTCTCTGTAGAAGTCCCTCAACAACTCCGTGCAAAGTGTCTTTATTTCCTTCGTTGAAGTACTTCTCTATACGTACTTTAAGCTCTGAAACCACCAATATCTTGACTCATTTCATCGAATAATTAACTGAAATTCCAAATCTTGAATCGGtggataataataaaaaacagtACTTTACATCTATCTATGTTGTAAGTAAATATGTTTTGTAGATTAAAAAAGGTTTATATGAAGGTATGAAGTTATGTGGAACTCGTGTTAGAGTAGCATTAGATTGAcgaacaattatatatatatttatctggAAGTTGGTTCTTGATCTGGATCGTGTGTATATGCATTAATAAATTGGTTGGTATTGCATTCCTTGGTTTTAGTTAAGAGATTCGTATCAAGACAATTTGAAACTAATATTTAATCTAAACTAACAATCTTTCATATACCAATACTTAGAGAAATCAtccaacaaatttttttttaaaaaaaaaaacagaaatagaCATTAATTATAACAATAACTAAAATACTTTACAATACGATATAATAAAAGTCTATAtttatatctcatgacaaggaACTCGACGTTATACGTAttaagtaaagaaaaaaaaacataatccaTTGTCTAACTGGTCAATGCTTAGAGCGGTTGAGACGAAGCCATATGTTGTTGTTGCTCTTTGTCACTAGCAAGACTCATCTGCTTAGACATATCAGCTAAAGCAGCTGCGGCTGCGGCTGGTGTCATGCTTTGATACGGAGAAGCTAACGGAATAGCATTGTTGGTGGGAAGACGTTGTGCATGGTAATACATTGTCTCGTTTGGCGGATGTGTGTACTCGTACGCTCCAGTACTGTAGTTAGGATTTGCGTTTGTGTTGTGTTGAGAACCTCCTGCGTAACCCATGTAATGATGTTGagtctgttgttgttgttgctgctgaaCCTGAGGATTCTGTGATATAGGGGAACGGTAAACGTTTTGAGCTACTTCAGGCCTTGGGTTTGTGGCAGGTGCTGAGTTTGGATAGAGCGGAGGAGTTCCAGCTGGAACATATTGCTGAGATTGCGGGACAGACATCACGTAAACTGGGTAGTTTTGCTGCTGATGAGGGTAAACCGGGATGTATTGTGATGGATGAGGAATGTATTGAACACCTTGGTGTAAGAAAGGTTGTTGAACCGGGGGTTGGTGCTGTTGGTCCAAAGTTGTGTATGTACTTGGCTGAGATAGGACGGGCGATGTGGTTTGGGCTGAAGTGGGTTCATGCTGAGGTATGCCGTGGCTAGTTTGGACCGGAGTAATTTCAGGCTGTGTTACCGGGGCTCTTAGCATAGCTGGAGCTTGGTCTTGGTAGTACACCGGCTTTGAAAATAAAGTAGCAGAAGAAATGCTAGTATCACTGTATCCATGAAAAAACACATGAAAAGATTAATGCAATAGGGTTCCTTCAATATGACAAGTTTTCTCTAACTTTTGCACAAGCAAACTCAATAACAACTGTATTGATCTGTTAAACAGAATCCAATGTATGCTACAAATACAACACATCTagataaagataaaattagatTCTTATTATGCATTTAACAAACCTACAAAAATTTCTCAATAATCGTTTGAACAAAGTTTCAAATCAGTGATCTATGTCTTTAGCTACTAAGCCTAATGTCCACATGTGAAGATTAAAAAATAGAGACTAACCTTTACTCCATATCTGAAAATACCTAAATCATTTATCTATTTAATACAACAACATAGGCTCTCATTTCATAAAACATTTTTCAATCAGTAAAACAGGAAATCACACTGGACAATTTATTTTTGAGTAAATGAAGAAtggcacaagaagaagaagaaagtaccTTGCAACAGAATCAGGAGATGTCAAGCCATACCCACCCGCACCTCGCTGTGGGATCGCCACTGGCTGCATCGGCAAAGGTGGCTTCCTATATCCAGCCATCATACCTGGATCGGATCGATCGTCATGTGGTGAAACCTGGCCATTGCTCATAGCGGCAGCAGCAACAGTAGTAGCAGCATCAATAGGTGTGTTGTTGTTATACACCATCGCAGAATCGGTCATCATACCCGATGGGACCATCGTTGGCCTATTTGCCATCAAGCCAACGCCATCTTCCAGATTCCTCTGAGTCTGACCGTCCACGTTTGAGAAGCTCATTTGAGCAAACTGTTGTTCCATCCTCTGGTCTTCACTCACCCTAACGCGGATCGGTGGCAAGTTGGCTGTGGAAggagaggacgaggaagatccTATCGAAGAACCACCGGCGGCTTCCATCATAGGCGAGTCAGGCATCGAACTCATATGCATCTCCTGATGAGAGATCACACCGTTTGTCACATAACCTCCTTGCTTGTTGTTCACGCAACCCTCATCCGCTCCTAGTTTCTGGACCTCACCCTCACCCTCATCCGCCTCGTCAAGATTCACCAAGTTGTTGTTCACCGCGGCCGAGTCCGACAAACCACGAGGAAGCAAACCGGAATGGTTCAAAGCATTAACAAACCATGTCTCCGACTTCGCACTATCAAGAAGAGACC contains these protein-coding regions:
- the LOC111198374 gene encoding uncharacterized protein LOC111198374, giving the protein METPLLPMSHLASNLTSTTVVSTTIDGSPRAVAIDTGGNMEPLAAVPDAKLRLMCSFGGHIMPRPHDKALAYSSGETRLVVIDRRASLASLRSRLSSMLLNGRSFTLKYQLPSEDLDSLVTITTDEDLENMIEEYDRATSSATAAATQRIRLFLFANKLETAATMGSLLDSAKSETWFVNALNHSGLLPRGLSDSAAVNNNLVNLDEADEGEGEVQKLGADEGCVNNKQGGYVTNGVISHQEMHMSSMPDSPMMEAAGGSSIGSSSSSPSTANLPPIRVRVSEDQRMEQQFAQMSFSNVDGQTQRNLEDGVGLMANRPTMVPSGMMTDSAMVYNNNTPIDAATTVAAAAMSNGQVSPHDDRSDPGMMAGYRKPPLPMQPVAIPQRGAGGYGLTSPDSVASDTSISSATLFSKPVYYQDQAPAMLRAPVTQPEITPVQTSHGIPQHEPTSAQTTSPVLSQPSTYTTLDQQHQPPVQQPFLHQGVQYIPHPSQYIPVYPHQQQNYPVYVMSVPQSQQYVPAGTPPLYPNSAPATNPRPEVAQNVYRSPISQNPQVQQQQQQQTQHHYMGYAGGSQHNTNANPNYSTGAYEYTHPPNETMYYHAQRLPTNNAIPLASPYQSMTPAAAAAALADMSKQMSLASDKEQQQHMASSQPL
- the BNAANNG22400D gene encoding uncharacterized protein BNAANNG22400D; this translates as MARHLEDVMGMATTTQFHVSYLVHVVFLALLGCCVLSAVLLSCADGASDDRATSGNTPAAGGCGGAGCGGGCGG